A genomic window from Cloacibacillus evryensis DSM 19522 includes:
- a CDS encoding ABC transporter ATP-binding protein, which translates to MKNNGVNWRTAARLLKTMRDFYPLMLPAAAVCIAASAAVGALPAVFMQKAIAIVEGSWESGDWNAAGAGILRIVAVLIVLYAISLAASFTFSRMMAVMTQGTLKKLRVRMFGDMQSLPVQYFDANDHGDIMSRYTNDIDTLRQMISQSFPQLLVSSVTVATVLAIMLYYCLWLTLVVLLGTLVMYFVTKKVGGGSARHFFRQQTALGRVEGLTEEIMNGQKVVKVFCHEEESKADFDRLNDELFTESERANRYANILGPILNNIGNILYVAVALTGGALLIFNAPNVSFSGLALSISIVVPFLNMTKQFVGNINQVTHQINAVVAGLAGARRIFEMMDERPEPDGGCVTLVNVREGGDGGLTECGGRTGVWAWRSPGAAGGRSSYTKLTGDIRLSEVDFEYEKGKKILHGITLCAKPGQKVAFVGATGAGKTTITNLLNRFYDIADGTISYDGIDIGRIRKSDLRRAVGVVLQDTSLFTGTVMDNIRYGRLDAADGECAAAARLAGADDFITRLPDGYRTTLFGNGANLSQGQRQLISIARAAVADPPVMILDEATSSIDTRTEAIVQRGMDALMEGRTVFVIAHRLSTVKNADVIIVLEHGRIIERGSHEELLAQKGQYYRLYTGAFELE; encoded by the coding sequence ATGAAGAATAACGGCGTTAACTGGCGGACCGCCGCGCGCCTGCTGAAAACGATGCGGGATTTCTATCCGCTCATGCTGCCGGCCGCGGCAGTCTGCATCGCGGCCAGCGCGGCGGTGGGCGCCCTGCCCGCCGTCTTTATGCAGAAAGCTATCGCCATCGTGGAGGGAAGCTGGGAAAGCGGGGACTGGAACGCCGCCGGAGCAGGGATACTTAGGATCGTCGCCGTTCTTATAGTGCTCTATGCAATCTCTCTGGCCGCCTCCTTCACATTCAGCCGGATGATGGCCGTCATGACACAGGGGACGCTGAAAAAGCTGCGCGTAAGGATGTTTGGCGACATGCAGAGTCTTCCCGTCCAATACTTTGACGCCAATGACCACGGCGACATCATGAGCCGTTACACGAACGATATTGACACGCTGCGCCAAATGATCTCTCAGAGCTTCCCGCAGCTGCTCGTCTCTTCGGTCACAGTCGCGACGGTCCTTGCGATAATGCTCTACTACTGCCTGTGGCTGACGCTGGTGGTGCTGCTGGGAACGCTGGTCATGTACTTCGTCACGAAGAAGGTCGGCGGAGGTTCCGCGAGGCACTTCTTCCGGCAGCAGACCGCTCTTGGCAGGGTCGAGGGACTGACGGAAGAGATCATGAACGGGCAGAAGGTCGTTAAAGTCTTCTGCCACGAGGAAGAAAGCAAAGCCGATTTTGACAGGCTGAACGACGAACTGTTTACGGAATCGGAACGCGCCAATAGGTACGCCAACATTCTTGGCCCGATCCTCAACAACATCGGCAACATCCTCTATGTCGCCGTCGCACTGACCGGAGGCGCCCTGCTCATTTTCAACGCGCCGAACGTCAGCTTCTCCGGGTTGGCCCTGAGCATCAGCATCGTAGTGCCCTTTCTCAACATGACCAAACAGTTCGTCGGCAACATCAACCAGGTAACGCATCAGATCAACGCCGTCGTTGCGGGGCTCGCGGGCGCCAGACGTATCTTTGAGATGATGGATGAACGCCCGGAGCCGGACGGCGGCTGCGTGACGCTCGTCAACGTCCGCGAAGGGGGAGACGGCGGGCTCACGGAATGCGGCGGACGCACCGGCGTCTGGGCGTGGAGATCTCCCGGCGCGGCTGGCGGAAGATCCTCCTATACCAAGCTGACCGGCGACATACGTCTCTCGGAGGTGGATTTTGAATATGAAAAGGGAAAAAAGATACTGCACGGTATCACGCTCTGCGCGAAACCGGGGCAGAAGGTGGCTTTCGTCGGCGCTACCGGCGCGGGTAAAACCACCATCACGAATCTGCTCAACCGCTTTTACGATATTGCCGACGGCACTATCAGTTACGACGGAATAGACATAGGCAGGATCAGAAAAAGCGACCTTCGGCGCGCGGTGGGCGTCGTTCTGCAGGATACCAGCCTCTTTACCGGGACAGTCATGGACAACATCCGTTACGGAAGGCTTGACGCCGCTGACGGAGAATGCGCCGCCGCGGCCAGGCTGGCCGGCGCGGACGATTTTATCACGCGTCTGCCTGATGGTTACCGGACGACGCTCTTCGGCAACGGCGCCAACCTTTCGCAGGGGCAGCGTCAGCTGATCTCCATCGCCAGGGCCGCCGTCGCCGATCCGCCCGTGATGATACTTGACGAGGCTACCTCCTCCATTGACACCAGGACGGAGGCCATCGTCCAGCGCGGCATGGACGCGCTGATGGAGGGGAGGACCGTTTTCGTCATCGCGCACCGGCTCTCCACGGTAAAAAACGCCGACGTTATCATCGTGCTGGAGCATGGACGGATCATAGAACGCGGCAGCCACGAAGAGCTGCTCGCGCAGAAGGGGCAGTATTATCGGCTTTACACCGGAGCTTTTGAACTGGAATGA
- a CDS encoding pyridoxal phosphate-dependent aminotransferase has translation MTSVKFPNKRMSSIKMSGGIREILSRANELEKEGRSIIHMEIGRPDFDSPACAKEAVKSALDSGDVHYTNMQGTEELREAVAEKYRRENNMQANAQRGVVITNGAMEAITASLLTILDPGDEIIVPSPYFSAYADEIALTGAVMVNVPTSMERGFALSVDDIAEAITPRTKAILINTPNNPSGAVLTRGNLEEIAALAISKDLLVISDECYEKFLYEGEHVSIGSFKGMEERTVTVSAASKTWSMTGWRIGWAVSPEEMTPYLNKCHQNLTTCANSFAQAGVAAAFAHADGDVKKMIAEYGRRRDMVAQWIGRIEGFEAIKPAGAFYAFPRISSLNMDGFKFCSWLLENAGVSVVPGEVFGAAGHIRIAYCREYDYIEEGMRRIKEAVDGLR, from the coding sequence ATGACAAGCGTTAAGTTCCCGAACAAACGGATGTCTTCGATAAAGATGAGCGGCGGGATCCGCGAAATACTCTCCCGCGCGAATGAGCTTGAAAAAGAGGGCAGAAGCATAATTCATATGGAAATAGGCAGGCCGGATTTCGATTCACCGGCGTGCGCAAAAGAGGCGGTAAAATCCGCGCTTGACTCCGGAGACGTCCACTACACAAATATGCAGGGAACCGAAGAGCTGCGCGAGGCCGTGGCGGAAAAATACCGCAGAGAAAACAACATGCAGGCCAACGCGCAGCGCGGCGTCGTGATCACCAACGGCGCGATGGAGGCGATCACCGCCTCGCTGCTGACGATCCTTGACCCGGGCGACGAAATAATCGTGCCGTCCCCGTATTTTTCCGCATACGCCGACGAGATCGCCTTGACCGGAGCCGTCATGGTCAATGTCCCGACCTCAATGGAAAGAGGTTTTGCGCTGAGCGTGGACGATATCGCAGAGGCGATAACGCCCAGGACAAAAGCCATATTGATCAACACCCCGAATAATCCAAGCGGAGCGGTGCTGACGCGCGGCAACCTTGAAGAAATAGCGGCGTTAGCAATCTCCAAAGACCTCCTTGTTATCTCCGACGAATGTTACGAAAAGTTCCTTTATGAGGGCGAGCATGTCAGCATCGGCAGCTTTAAAGGAATGGAAGAACGTACAGTTACGGTCTCGGCCGCCTCAAAAACATGGTCGATGACGGGATGGCGCATAGGTTGGGCCGTGTCGCCGGAAGAAATGACGCCATACCTCAATAAATGTCATCAGAACCTTACGACCTGCGCCAATTCTTTTGCACAGGCCGGAGTCGCGGCCGCATTCGCGCATGCCGACGGCGACGTAAAAAAGATGATCGCCGAATACGGGCGGCGCCGCGATATGGTCGCGCAATGGATCGGGCGAATAGAGGGGTTTGAGGCGATCAAGCCGGCCGGAGCATTCTATGCGTTCCCCAGGATATCTTCGCTTAATATGGACGGATTCAAGTTCTGCTCGTGGCTTTTGGAAAACGCCGGCGTCTCCGTCGTTCCGGGAGAGGTGTTTGGAGCCGCGGGGCACATCCGCATCGCTTACTGCCGGGAATATGATTATATCGAAGAAGGTATGCGCAGGATAAAAGAGGCCGTCGACGGCCTGCGTTAG
- a CDS encoding MarR family winged helix-turn-helix transcriptional regulator produces the protein MKLDWPISHQVLAQLCMSGHYLYHRFDSKGGQMRVLTALLEQPEMLQRELQDQLGIQSGSLSEIIIKMEAGGLLERVRSSRDGRHIVLKLTAEGIERGKYLRMRYGRQAERMMSCFSEEELGILHELLGRMLVHWEGVENDAELVAPSGFDGPHGSRGMQIRK, from the coding sequence ATGAAACTGGATTGGCCTATATCGCATCAGGTCCTGGCTCAGTTGTGTATGAGCGGCCATTATCTCTACCACCGCTTTGACAGCAAGGGCGGGCAGATGCGCGTGCTTACGGCCCTTCTGGAACAGCCGGAAATGCTCCAGCGTGAACTTCAGGACCAGCTGGGGATACAGTCGGGGTCGCTCAGTGAGATCATCATCAAGATGGAGGCCGGCGGGCTGCTCGAGAGGGTAAGGAGCAGCCGTGACGGGAGGCATATCGTATTGAAGCTGACGGCGGAAGGGATAGAGCGGGGAAAATATCTGCGAATGAGATACGGCAGGCAGGCGGAGCGCATGATGTCGTGTTTTTCCGAAGAAGAACTTGGCATCCTGCACGAGCTGCTGGGCAGGATGCTCGTGCATTGGGAGGGCGTTGAAAATGACGCCGAACTGGTTGCCCCGTCCGGCTTTGACGGCCCACACGGATCGCGCGGTATGCAAATTAGGAAATAG
- a CDS encoding trimethylamine methyltransferase family protein — MMRRSKMRASAEKIVYEGNIYRPLTEGQIEEIHNTSLKIFEEVGVCIKSAPARELWRKAGAVVDENTGICKIGKEIVDYCIAAAPKEFTQYGRDPRHNILQGGSRVYNATAGEAVTVTDLETGERRESTLYDLAAGTRLCDALENADIVQVCCYPHEIDVKREDSDIVRAFTMAKNSSKHLSVGIYRPSSVSKLYKLCNMILGQEGASRERPFFTLVCGVISPLIMDGKWTETLLESVKYGFPVASPSAPTLGTTCPGTLASQLVLCNVEALMTIITVQLAKAGHPCFYSAVPVSMDHRTGEFTFASVEGWIQNCAANQIAHWHNIPSYTTCGHSDAKVVDAQCGMEIAVGDMFQSMSGANFAHGTFGLIESGLNLSYEAYVMANEYTAMAKRVLRGIEVNEETLGFESIKKQGHGGVFLEDPITMQYMRSEFFYPKLSDRKTFSTWQEAGSPSYLKKANEIARDILANHKPLPIDPDIEEAIRKEFPDMPPDAGKIWSER, encoded by the coding sequence ATGATGCGAAGGTCAAAAATGCGGGCAAGCGCCGAGAAAATTGTCTATGAGGGAAATATTTACCGTCCTCTCACAGAGGGGCAAATTGAGGAAATACATAACACGTCCCTGAAAATATTTGAGGAAGTGGGCGTCTGTATAAAATCCGCGCCGGCAAGAGAGCTGTGGCGCAAGGCCGGGGCGGTAGTAGACGAGAATACCGGAATATGCAAGATAGGCAAGGAGATCGTAGATTATTGCATCGCCGCGGCCCCAAAGGAATTCACTCAATACGGCAGAGACCCAAGGCACAATATTCTTCAGGGAGGTTCACGTGTCTATAATGCCACGGCCGGCGAGGCGGTCACCGTCACCGATCTTGAAACGGGCGAGAGGCGCGAGTCGACGCTGTATGATCTGGCGGCGGGCACCCGCCTTTGCGACGCCCTTGAGAATGCCGACATCGTCCAGGTTTGCTGTTATCCCCATGAAATCGACGTCAAGAGGGAAGATTCCGATATCGTCAGGGCCTTCACGATGGCGAAGAATTCGTCAAAGCATCTGTCTGTGGGCATCTATAGGCCGTCCAGCGTTTCCAAATTATATAAGCTCTGCAACATGATATTGGGGCAGGAAGGCGCAAGCCGTGAAAGGCCGTTCTTTACGCTTGTATGCGGCGTCATCAGCCCTCTGATCATGGATGGGAAATGGACCGAGACATTGCTTGAATCCGTAAAATACGGCTTCCCCGTCGCCTCGCCGTCCGCCCCGACGCTTGGCACGACCTGTCCAGGCACGCTGGCTTCTCAGCTTGTTCTCTGCAATGTTGAAGCTTTGATGACAATCATAACGGTGCAGCTCGCGAAGGCCGGCCATCCGTGTTTTTATTCGGCCGTTCCCGTCAGCATGGACCACAGGACGGGGGAGTTCACATTTGCCTCCGTCGAAGGATGGATACAGAACTGTGCGGCGAACCAGATAGCGCACTGGCATAATATCCCCAGCTATACGACCTGCGGGCACAGCGATGCAAAGGTCGTCGACGCGCAGTGCGGAATGGAAATCGCCGTGGGGGATATGTTTCAGTCCATGTCGGGAGCCAATTTTGCGCATGGCACGTTCGGGCTGATAGAAAGCGGCTTAAATCTCTCCTATGAAGCTTACGTGATGGCCAATGAATATACTGCAATGGCCAAACGAGTACTTCGCGGGATCGAGGTCAACGAGGAGACCCTGGGCTTTGAATCCATAAAAAAACAGGGACATGGCGGTGTCTTCCTTGAAGATCCGATAACCATGCAGTATATGCGCTCCGAATTCTTTTATCCCAAACTTTCGGACAGAAAAACTTTTTCGACGTGGCAGGAGGCAGGGTCTCCCTCGTATCTCAAAAAAGCGAACGAAATAGCTAGGGATATCCTGGCAAACCATAAACCGCTCCCGATCGACCCCGACATCGAGGAGGCAATAAGGAAGGAATTCCCGGACATGCCGCCTGACGCCGGAAAAATCTGGAGCGAAAGATAA
- a CDS encoding GntR family transcriptional regulator, which translates to MGGRTKKSDLVTQIYESLRQDIIGLRMKPGEFLTERQISEIYDASPTSVRGALSLLKHDGLVKVFPHKGYMVSEITLEDMRNLFQFRSVLENANIYYAAQYAEKEQLDHLEFLAEGQETSPEAAKHSKQTESNEEFHLYLAQITGNPILLEQLVNTIEKLQRLSWMGTPHKFTPASVNEHREIVKLIRSKQVLEAQDLMRKHINQVFEIAVSKTLKKVF; encoded by the coding sequence ATGGGCGGCAGAACGAAGAAGAGCGACCTTGTAACGCAAATATATGAATCGTTGAGGCAGGATATCATTGGGCTTCGCATGAAACCGGGAGAATTCCTTACGGAACGTCAGATTTCGGAAATCTACGACGCAAGCCCGACAAGCGTAAGGGGAGCGCTCTCTCTGCTTAAACATGACGGGCTCGTTAAGGTGTTCCCGCACAAAGGATATATGGTAAGCGAAATCACGCTGGAAGATATGCGCAACCTTTTCCAGTTTCGATCGGTGCTGGAAAACGCCAATATCTATTATGCCGCCCAATATGCCGAAAAAGAACAGCTTGATCATCTTGAGTTTTTGGCGGAAGGGCAGGAGACGTCTCCGGAAGCCGCGAAGCATTCAAAACAAACCGAATCAAACGAAGAGTTTCATCTGTATCTCGCACAGATCACGGGAAACCCAATATTGCTCGAACAGCTCGTGAACACCATAGAAAAACTGCAGCGCCTCTCATGGATGGGCACGCCGCACAAATTCACGCCCGCTTCGGTAAACGAGCACCGTGAGATCGTAAAGCTGATACGGAGCAAACAAGTTTTGGAAGCCCAGGATTTGATGCGTAAGCACATCAATCAGGTTTTCGAAATAGCCGTCAGCAAAACGCTTAAGAAGGTTTTTTAG
- a CDS encoding cobalamin B12-binding domain-containing protein codes for MILEEISGAVMDGEPGEVKELCRQAIDENIQAGEILKQGLIAGMTEVGVLFKDGEMFVPEVLMSAKTLQAGVEYLFPYLKDAGIVSCGKVLAVTVEGDLHDIGLKLVQMMLEGAGFQVVNMGVDKSSKEIIARIKEENPDILAMSAMLTTTMDKMREVIEDIKGEGLDGKVQVMVGGAPISPAFAARIGAHYSSDATSAVSVAKELLGVK; via the coding sequence ATGATTTTAGAAGAAATATCCGGCGCCGTTATGGACGGAGAGCCAGGTGAAGTGAAAGAGCTGTGCAGGCAGGCAATCGATGAAAATATTCAGGCCGGGGAAATTTTAAAGCAGGGCCTGATCGCCGGAATGACGGAAGTCGGCGTGCTCTTCAAGGACGGAGAAATGTTCGTTCCCGAAGTGTTGATGTCGGCTAAGACTCTTCAGGCGGGCGTCGAATACCTTTTTCCATATCTTAAGGATGCCGGCATCGTTTCCTGTGGAAAGGTACTTGCCGTGACCGTCGAAGGCGACCTGCACGATATAGGGTTGAAACTGGTGCAGATGATGCTTGAGGGCGCAGGGTTCCAGGTGGTGAACATGGGCGTCGACAAGAGCTCAAAGGAAATCATCGCCAGGATAAAAGAGGAAAATCCCGACATACTCGCCATGTCGGCCATGCTGACGACGACGATGGATAAAATGAGAGAGGTCATAGAGGATATCAAAGGCGAGGGGCTTGACGGCAAAGTGCAGGTAATGGTCGGCGGCGCTCCGATCTCTCCGGCGTTCGCCGCCAGGATAGGCGCGCATTATTCTTCCGACGCGACCTCCGCGGTTTCCGTCGCGAAAGAACTGCTCGGCGTAAAATAA
- a CDS encoding ASKHA domain-containing protein, with product MPDRKYRIVFQPDNITAYVKAGESLADAAAEAGAEIGRHCGGAGICGKCRVKTVRGLDPLSPPTQREKDVLGEDGLKNGVRLACCAQIAADGTVFVIDRAGSEGNKILDGFSRPIEDWRPGSHGCGVSVDIGTTTVVLYLFDLESHIEMNKIAFVNPQVRFGDDVISRIAFSSESKERLCAAQQTLVKEMNGNIGLLARRSGIQIDDITEITIAGNTVMEHLFCGVSPKSIGHSPYRPEFLVRPPFPASDVGIKINKAGMIKMLPNVAGYVGADIVAGAAALNMDTEDTMRLLVDIGTNNEIVIGNSKGMYCCAAAAGPALEGARIKYGMRACGGAVESVRVLDGDIICRTIGGAAPKGLCGSGLIDAVALALREGVIGRGGRFNSPDKAAAPLIGKRMCRAEGGMAQLLLTDGRNPVYLTQKDIREVQLAVGAIKVGIGAMLEREGITSSRLEEVCLAGAFGNNINIESAVAVGLLPNVDRNKIRSVKNTSGLGASMALASADFYARTLEAAKKMQYVELSALADFQERFVAAMGF from the coding sequence ATGCCCGACAGAAAATACAGAATAGTCTTTCAGCCGGATAATATCACCGCGTACGTAAAGGCGGGGGAGTCGCTTGCCGACGCTGCGGCTGAGGCTGGCGCGGAGATCGGCCGGCACTGCGGAGGCGCCGGGATCTGCGGAAAGTGCAGAGTGAAGACGGTGCGCGGGCTCGACCCGCTGTCGCCGCCGACGCAGAGAGAAAAGGACGTCCTCGGTGAAGACGGGCTGAAAAACGGCGTTCGTCTTGCGTGCTGCGCGCAGATCGCTGCGGACGGTACTGTGTTCGTCATAGACAGGGCGGGGAGCGAGGGCAATAAAATACTCGACGGTTTTTCCCGCCCGATAGAAGACTGGCGTCCCGGCTCCCATGGCTGCGGCGTCTCCGTCGACATCGGCACAACTACGGTCGTTTTATATCTTTTCGACCTCGAATCTCACATAGAAATGAATAAGATCGCCTTCGTCAACCCGCAGGTGCGTTTCGGTGACGACGTCATTTCAAGGATCGCATTCTCCTCTGAATCGAAAGAGCGCCTTTGCGCCGCGCAGCAAACGCTCGTTAAAGAAATGAACGGGAATATCGGGCTTTTGGCCCGCCGAAGCGGCATTCAAATAGATGATATAACGGAAATTACGATAGCGGGCAATACGGTGATGGAACATCTGTTCTGCGGAGTCTCGCCAAAAAGCATCGGGCACAGCCCGTACAGGCCGGAGTTCCTCGTCCGTCCGCCCTTTCCCGCCTCGGACGTCGGCATAAAAATAAACAAAGCTGGCATGATAAAGATGTTGCCGAATGTCGCGGGGTATGTCGGCGCGGATATAGTCGCGGGCGCGGCCGCGTTAAATATGGATACGGAAGATACGATGCGCCTCCTCGTTGATATCGGCACAAACAATGAGATCGTTATCGGAAATTCAAAAGGGATGTACTGCTGCGCCGCGGCGGCCGGACCGGCGCTCGAAGGAGCCAGGATCAAATACGGCATGCGCGCATGCGGCGGCGCTGTCGAGTCTGTCCGTGTCCTTGACGGCGATATCATTTGCCGGACCATCGGCGGCGCAGCCCCTAAAGGGCTGTGCGGCTCGGGGCTCATCGACGCGGTGGCGTTGGCGCTCCGCGAGGGCGTTATTGGCCGCGGCGGGAGGTTCAACTCTCCGGATAAGGCGGCGGCTCCGCTGATCGGAAAGAGGATGTGCCGCGCGGAGGGCGGGATGGCGCAGCTGCTGCTGACAGACGGCCGGAACCCCGTTTATTTGACGCAAAAGGATATTCGCGAGGTGCAGCTTGCGGTAGGGGCGATAAAAGTCGGCATCGGGGCGATGCTTGAACGGGAAGGGATCACAAGCTCCCGGCTTGAGGAAGTTTGCCTGGCAGGCGCTTTTGGAAACAACATAAACATTGAAAGCGCCGTCGCCGTGGGGCTCTTGCCCAACGTTGACAGAAACAAGATACGAAGCGTGAAAAATACGTCCGGCCTGGGCGCAAGCATGGCGCTGGCGTCCGCGGATTTTTACGCAAGGACGCTTGAGGCGGCTAAAAAGATGCAGTACGTGGAACTTTCTGCGCTGGCGGATTTTCAGGAGCGGTTTGTCGCCGCAATGGGCTTTTGA
- a CDS encoding ABC transporter ATP-binding protein: protein MIRELAKSIREYKRLSIVTPILVSLEVAMECIIPFVIAILINKIKNGCDIGEVILCGAALGACSVLSLFFGAAAGAACATASCGLARNLRKDMFYSIQRYSFENIDKFMASSLVTRMTTDVTNVQNAYMMLIRMAIRSPLMLIFAFVMAFVMGGRMAWIFLFAVPLLAFGLVLVIRKTMPLFKKVFKKYDKLNSSIQENVKGIRVVKSFVREEYELEKFTAAAEDVCRDFTKAELILALNGPLMQFCMYAVMIFVLLFGSRTIIVTRAAGLDVGQFSALLTYSFMMLNSLMMLSMVFVMIVMADESGKRIVEVLTEKSSLENPKAPLYGVADGSVSFEGVSFKYSSEAKRMALSNIDLRIGSGETVGIIGGTGSSKSTLIQLIPRLYDATEGVVKVGGADVRSYDLETLRNQVAVVLQKNVLFSGTVKENLLWGGKEATDEEIKAACRMACADEFIARLPRGYDTHIEQGGTNVSGGQKQRLCIARALLKKPKILILDDSTSAVDTRTDAAIRKALREYMPETTKIIIAQRITSVQDADRIIVMDRGSISAAGTHAELLAENDIYRDIYNFQNRAGDTDEE from the coding sequence ATGATCAGGGAACTTGCCAAAAGTATCAGGGAGTACAAGAGGTTATCGATCGTCACGCCTATCCTCGTCTCCCTGGAGGTTGCGATGGAATGTATCATTCCATTTGTCATCGCGATATTGATCAATAAGATCAAGAATGGCTGCGATATCGGTGAGGTCATCCTTTGCGGCGCCGCCTTGGGCGCCTGCTCCGTATTGTCGCTGTTTTTCGGCGCCGCAGCCGGAGCCGCCTGCGCCACTGCCTCCTGCGGCCTTGCCCGCAACCTCCGCAAGGATATGTTTTACAGCATTCAGAGATACTCATTTGAAAACATCGATAAATTTATGGCCTCTTCACTGGTCACGCGCATGACCACGGATGTCACCAATGTGCAGAATGCCTACATGATGCTCATCCGCATGGCCATCCGTTCGCCGCTGATGCTCATATTCGCCTTTGTGATGGCCTTCGTGATGGGCGGGCGAATGGCGTGGATATTCCTTTTTGCCGTTCCCCTTCTTGCCTTTGGACTGGTGCTTGTCATCCGCAAAACAATGCCGCTCTTCAAAAAGGTCTTTAAAAAATATGACAAGCTGAACAGTTCGATCCAGGAGAATGTGAAAGGCATCCGCGTCGTAAAATCATTCGTAAGGGAGGAGTACGAACTCGAAAAATTTACCGCGGCGGCAGAGGATGTCTGCCGCGATTTCACGAAGGCGGAACTGATCCTGGCGCTGAACGGTCCGCTGATGCAGTTCTGCATGTACGCCGTCATGATATTCGTCCTTCTGTTCGGTTCGCGTACGATCATCGTCACCCGTGCGGCCGGGCTTGATGTTGGGCAGTTTTCCGCGCTGCTTACCTATAGCTTTATGATGCTGAATAGCCTGATGATGTTATCTATGGTTTTTGTGATGATCGTCATGGCGGACGAGTCGGGAAAACGCATCGTGGAGGTCCTCACGGAAAAAAGCTCGCTTGAAAATCCGAAAGCCCCTTTGTACGGCGTGGCCGACGGATCGGTCTCTTTCGAAGGAGTCAGCTTTAAATATTCTTCTGAAGCGAAGCGCATGGCCCTTTCAAATATTGACCTGCGGATCGGTTCGGGGGAGACAGTCGGCATCATCGGCGGCACCGGTTCCTCCAAATCTACGCTGATCCAGCTGATCCCGCGGCTTTACGACGCTACTGAGGGCGTCGTAAAGGTCGGCGGAGCGGACGTAAGGAGCTACGATCTTGAAACGCTGCGTAATCAGGTTGCGGTCGTGCTGCAGAAGAATGTTCTTTTCTCCGGTACCGTCAAAGAAAACCTGCTCTGGGGAGGCAAGGAAGCGACCGACGAGGAAATAAAGGCCGCCTGCCGGATGGCCTGCGCGGACGAATTTATCGCGCGGCTGCCGCGCGGTTACGACACGCATATCGAACAGGGCGGGACCAACGTTTCCGGCGGGCAAAAACAGCGCCTGTGCATCGCGAGGGCGCTGCTGAAAAAGCCCAAAATACTGATACTTGACGATTCCACCAGCGCCGTCGATACCAGGACCGACGCGGCGATCAGGAAGGCATTGCGGGAGTATATGCCGGAAACGACGAAGATCATCATCGCGCAGCGCATCACTTCCGTGCAGGATGCCGACAGGATCATCGTCATGGACCGCGGTTCCATCAGTGCCGCGGGGACTCATGCCGAGCTCCTGGCGGAGAATGATATCTATCGCGACATCTATAATTTTCAGAACAGGGCCGGTGATACGGATGAAGAATAA
- a CDS encoding uroporphyrinogen decarboxylase family protein, protein MSKLIQEWLNDQIGVKRKKSMPVLSFPSTSLMGISVTELIGRSELQAKGMKMIADRLDTSASVSMMDLSVEAEAFGSTVRFFDDEVPTVIGALVKSQEDADALKVPEVGAFRTGCYIDGISKACGLITDRPVFAGIIGPFSLAGRLVDVTTAMMMCIENPEIMHTVLKKTVQFLIKYSQAYKDAGANGIVMAEPLTGLLSPGLAKKFSEPYVKEIIDAVKDDDFAVIYHNCGASVVKMTDSLLRLNASAYHFGNSISMKKMMELLPPDVIAMGNIDPASQFRNGTPESIREDTLRVLDECWQFPNFVISSGCDIPAQSSWDNIDAFFNAVDEFYTNKNM, encoded by the coding sequence ATGTCGAAACTTATACAGGAATGGTTAAACGATCAAATAGGAGTCAAGAGAAAAAAGTCGATGCCGGTGCTGTCGTTCCCCTCAACGTCGTTGATGGGCATAAGCGTGACGGAACTCATCGGCAGGAGCGAACTGCAGGCAAAGGGCATGAAGATGATCGCGGACAGGCTCGACACCTCCGCGTCGGTCAGCATGATGGATCTTTCCGTCGAGGCGGAGGCGTTTGGATCGACCGTGCGCTTTTTTGACGACGAAGTCCCTACCGTTATCGGCGCGTTGGTAAAATCACAGGAGGACGCGGACGCTTTAAAAGTGCCCGAAGTGGGCGCGTTCCGCACGGGGTGCTATATAGACGGCATCTCCAAAGCATGCGGCCTGATAACCGACCGCCCCGTCTTTGCCGGCATTATCGGCCCCTTCTCGCTTGCGGGGCGCCTTGTGGACGTGACGACGGCCATGATGATGTGCATCGAGAACCCTGAAATTATGCACACGGTGCTGAAAAAAACCGTACAGTTCCTTATAAAGTATTCACAGGCATACAAAGACGCCGGCGCAAACGGGATCGTTATGGCGGAGCCGCTGACGGGGCTACTCTCTCCCGGCCTTGCAAAAAAATTCTCGGAGCCGTATGTCAAAGAGATCATAGACGCCGTCAAGGACGACGATTTTGCCGTTATTTATCATAACTGCGGGGCTTCCGTGGTGAAAATGACGGATTCGCTGCTTCGGCTGAACGCTTCCGCGTACCATTTCGGAAATTCCATCTCAATGAAAAAAATGATGGAGCTACTTCCGCCCGACGTGATCGCGATGGGCAACATAGACCCCGCCTCGCAGTTCCGCAACGGCACGCCGGAATCGATCCGCGAGGACACTCTGCGCGTGCTCGACGAGTGCTGGCAGTTCCCGAACTTCGTCATATCGTCCGGATGCGACATCCCGGCGCAGAGCAGCTGGGACAACATCGACGCGTTCTTTAACGCTGTAGACGAATTTTATACAAACAAGAACATGTAG